The Ziziphus jujuba cultivar Dongzao chromosome 12, ASM3175591v1 sequence acccactacttcaagagagttggtgcaacgatatgtcaacatatgatctttagtaccctgaagatacctaaagaccttaactgcttggtaatgaataggaccaggattgctcataaatctaccaagcacacccacagcaaaagctatatcaggccgtgtacatacttgagcatacatcaaactacctactgctgaagaatagcgaacatttttcattgccatcctttctctatcattcttgggacactgatctttagaaaacttttcaccgttcgtaaccggtacacttccaggagaacaattatgcatatcaaatctcttaagaattctatcaatataagctctctgagacaattgcaataCATagttagtcctatctcgaacaatcttgatgcccaaaacaaaagaagccgcaccaagatctttcatatcaaaatggttgcacaacatctgctttgtctcagctaataggtcaatgtcattagtagccaaaagtatgtcatctccatacaacaccagaaatataacattgctcccactgaccttcatatatatgcatctatcaacaacattctccttaaagccatttttggtgacaacctcatcaaacttaagataccattgtcttgaagcttgcttaagaccataaatagatttcttaagtttacaaaccaaattaccattccctatttattggaaaccaactggttgaaccatatatacatcctcatatgaatcaccattcagaaaagcagtcttGACATCCATCTAATGCAAttccaggtcataatgcgccacaattgccataatgattctaaaagaatcctttgtggatacaggagagaaagtctctgtataatcaattccttccttctggctaaaccctttagctacaactctagccttatacctttccacttgaccattggagtcctttttagtcttaaagacccatttgcacccaataggcttgctaccctctggtaactcaaccaaatcccaaacaccatttgatgccatggatttcatttcatcttccattgcatccaaccaaaaatttgaatttgaactacttatggcttcctcataagtgactggatctggatcatcacttatgtcaaactcatgctcctgcaagtaaacctcatagtcatcaggaatagctgatctcctagtcctttgtgacctcctcaaaggtacatcagTATCTgtaatagctggaatatcctgctcttcaacaatgagttcattctgatcaactactggttcatcaactactggatcaacaatatctctatcaggaacaattATACTAGGAATGAAAatactttcttctctaaattgaggcacCCTTGTTACATTATTATCATCacatccaaaatcatcttcaaaataaatggccctgtctgattccacgatcctggtggtgtgagaaggataaaagaatcttgaacctctagatcctatacaatagccaacaaaatatccactaatggttttaggatccaacttcttaatttgggaattataaatccttacttcagctttgcaaccccatattcgcAAATTAGGCTTTCCCCTGACCACAattcaaaaggtgtcttaggaacggatttacttggaacttgattcaaaatataagccgccgtccttaaagcctctccccacaaataatctggcaacctagaatttgccaacatagaccgcaccatatccaacaaagttctattccttctctcagctatgccattttgctgaggtgtaccaggcatcggatattgcgcatcaatgccacactcacacaaataaatagcaaaaggccctgggttccttccagtctcatcatatctaccataaaactcaccacctctatcagaccttacagcttttattttcttattcttttgaagctccatctttaccttaaactctttaaaggcaactaaagaatctgacttctcacgaataagctcaacatgtccataacgagagtaatcgtcaatgaaggtaataaaatacctataaccacccaaagcagttggtgtaaaaggtccacatatgtcagtgtggattaactccaaaacatctccacacctagctaacttatcctttcttaccttggcagttaacttccctttcacacattcaacacaagtcaacagatcagagaaatcaagattaggaagtatcccatccttcactaacctttccattctgtgcctagaaatatatcccaaacgtttatgccataacattgaggaattgtcattaactcttgggtgTTTGGAAGtaataatcattaaaatattatctttcttctcttgctttccctttaaattccaacactctatcttcttgtgtccaacttcaTTGCAAtagccacaccttccattgaagtactcttttatttctcctatctgataagcatcatcatactaagtattatttaaaaggtgcaaataataatacttcttattcatatcaaacttgataaatttctttcctatctttTCAAAAAGTtcctttgcagtatccactttaggaatactagcatatatggccatccatgtaattctccatcatcatcatacagcacttattagagtgcttccaatcctTATAAAGTTTCTTAATTACTGCACTACTATCATTAGTTGGTATCTTGGGTGAATatatctccaaaggcaaatccaacttcataaatgtcaaattcataaccaaggccttttttttttttttttttttttacttctgataatttatcacatccaatttcatcatggcagtcataggcagaACATTCCGGGTGCTACTAAccgtgaaaatagtaaacacaacaaagcatttaatatatataaaacaacaactattttccagccccttaacacaaaccataaaatatcaatatcgctagggtctttatagcactaaagatacccttacgcgggccagggacagtcaaccaaataaccacaatcaaatgcattgaactgaatcaccgacagggcaactcagaacctgcaatacatggcatttaattaacttccactgtcaTTCCAAgcatcatacaaagcaactaaaactaccgacagggtagcgtaattacccgtatagaccctggttaataagtgggagataattaacaaattggcaatttcatgatataggtaaataaaagataacccatccactatgccaacacatattacattggtacacataatgcagataaaataagtctcacgacaggtgagtacctaaaatacCACACtattataccaactaggcacaaagcctctttgggtaagctcacacaatccaattttccaatcacaaatatttaatttaatttaataaaatttggaataaaataattaaacaaataaacaaatgaactaattaccaataaacaaataaataaataaagaaataacatttttttaaaataataataaaacaatagatgaataaataatcaacaataaataagtgataaaatgatataaagatatatcaaataaaataaaataaaggtttttttttaattattaacaataaacaatagataaataaataaatcatcaacaaataaataaacaaaacaaaacaaataatttttattttttttaatttcgggTTGCTGGCGTCAGCAAGATGGCTGCTGACGTCAGCCTTCTTCCTCCTTCAGTCGGGTCAAGGACGACTCGGTTTCCTGGTTAATGGGTCACATGACCCGGTTGACAAACCCACCTGTAAAATACAATTCTGGCCACCGTTTTATACAATACCGGCACCATTCTTCTCCTTTCGGTATgggtaacaattttaaaatatcaatttgacTAAAGGAGAGCTTAAAACAAACACCCAAACCTTAAGATTATAATCggccaaaactcaaaaaaacaCCCATGGAAACACAAGAAATTCCAGAAAATTTTGGGCAAAATTGGTGCCGTTTGTTTCATGTCTTCTTGGGAaactttttccccaaatcaatttggtccaaaacccagaaaattatAACACCCAAGCATGTGAAATTCGATCGCCGAAAacccaggttttttttttaatttatttattttttttaattttttttattattattattatttttttttagaacaaaCAATAATCgaccatgagtatatatatatatatatacataaatatgtttaatagaatacataatcttgaatctcaaaatttacatatgtgtacaaatcaagaaaagaaaagaaaagaaacattaATATAAAGTAACGTACATATATATCTAGAACACATTGATAATCAATCATGAATGGTCGAAACACAGATCAATATTCACATGCGAATTGCGATAAATTACAAGGAAATttactatgcatattaaccactgctctgataccaattgttagaaattttatggatctaaatatacataataaatttcataaatcataaattactaacctccaaacgcagccattaataaattagatctttaatcctgcaaaatagaaataacgtaaagtagtgcctatagacacactactctcaaaccactctcagatttctgaaaaccctaatattcaaaataccgtatggcatatgtttgtttgctttgcttgccctagaccttttatggTCTCTGCAAATcacacttatccattaattttgacacacataaaataataataatttgataatataattatactaggaaaaatatggataagtcaatggacTTATAAAGaaagttggtcctccagtccaatgggccaactggagtcttatagagagtgtgtgaccaagggccctactacaaaatgataaaataagccagtcccattaatggcataaataggccctgtaagtgagtaattgattatgccaagtccacaaatattaatttattcaacaatCTGTGCATTTTGGAAACTCTGGAAGAAACCCTGTGAGCTTATTTTGTTGGAGGATTAGCCTATGTAGAGTTGGACAGCTTCCCACTTCTGTAGGTATGCTACCTTCAAATTGATTAATACCCAGTAGTAGCCTCCCTAATTTCTTTCTGTGGCACAGATTTGTTGGGATTTCGCCACTGAAACTATTACTTGTAAAGTCCAACTGCACTAAGCTGCTGTTAATCCCCAGACCTTTGGGTATGATACCAAAGAAATGGTTGTTAAACAGTGAAATGTTTTGGAGTTTCTTCAGTTCAGTAACCACCAAAAGGATTTGCCCTGAAAGACTGTTATTAGAAACAAGAATTTCCTGAAGACTTTGAATTTTCCATATGCTCTCTGGTATTTCACCAGTTAAATGGTTATCTTGAAGCTGAAGATCCCAAAGATTAGTCAGCATCCCTAATTCACTGGGAATTTCCCCCTCAAGACGGTTGGAATACAATTGTAGGATTGTCAAGGATTTACAATTTCCAAGTGCGAGAGGTATTTTCCCAGACAACTGGTTCTCTGAAAGGACAAGTTCCGAAAGCTCATCTAGTTGACCAAAGGAAGAAGGGATACTACCCACTAAGTTATTTTTCATAGTAGAAAACTTATATAAACTACTACAATTGCCCAAACTCGGTGGAATCTGCCTACTAATTCTATTGTATGAAACATCCAAGATGTACAAGTTATTGCAATTACCCAACCCCGAAGGAATGCTACCCACAAGTCCATTGTTCCGGACATTTAAGTAGACAAGGTCTATGAGATTGCTCAAGCTCTCTGGCAAAATTCCTCTTAATAGATTCTCttccaaagaaatttccagcaattTCTTACCGTTTCCAATAGAAGGAGGAATCTGCCCTGATAACTGGTTTCCTCTtaaatatagatacaaaaccTTGCTCATATTCCCAACACTTGCAGGGATAGAGCCATTCAGGTTGTTATCATTCAGATAGACATTTTCCAAGTCAGGGATTTGGAACAATGACTCAGACACTTCCAAACAGAAAATTACCAAACAAGTTAAGAGTATGCAACTTTTTCTAGTTTTTCAGGTTGCTGGGTATTTCCCCAGTGAGAGCATTCATAGAAAGGTCTAGAGTCTCAAGAACACTACAATTTCCCAACTCTGGGGGTATCTTCCCAGAGAAACCATTCAAACTCATATCAATAGTCTTCAAACGGCTCAAACGGCCGATTTCAGGTCCAATTTCACCAGAAATCCCATAACCAGAGAGGCTCAAGGACAACAGAATCTGAGCACTATCACATCCTACTCCTACCCATAGACATGGAGTGGAATCAGAATAATTCCAACTTGATCTAATGGAAGAAGGCGCAGTTTTCCAGCGCCCCAAAAGGGACAACAAAGTCACCCCATCATAGCTCAAAGCAGAGAAAGTAGAAATGGAACAAAAGAAGCAAAGTAAAAGCAAAAGCTTTAGCAAACCAAGCTGCATGCTTTTTTAAGTAAGAACAAGATATAGAGGGAGAAAAGCAGAAGATCAATGCAGGGTGACAACAACAATGGAGGATTTTTAAGCAACTGGAAGATACTTACCTATTTGAAGGTTGTCAGAAACAGCAACCACATATTTTGGGATTTAGGAAATGCTTCAAAGAGAGTGTTTTAGATCTCCAAAGATGCTAtaggaagagaaagagagagagagtgaaaagaAACGTGAAAATGGGTGTTGTCTCTGCATGGTATATAACATGagataatcatatatatttatatatattacgtatataatatttctaaaacatataaatatatggaCATGTTTAGATATTATCTGCATTTGAAAGAGAGTAAATTAGTGATGCAGTAAGTGCCATCGAAACGCGTTATCAGGTAACTTTTTCTACACGATTGAAGCTTTTAGACTTTCTTTGGACCCTTTTGTCTCTACGTATTATAAGTTGACTCATAAAATGAGAAAAGACCCAataaaagtttgattttttattaattgggaaaaaaaaaaaattttgtgtgAAAGCTTTCAGCTTTCTCGATAGTACAAAAATGCTTAAATCCATGTGAAATCTGAATGAATACGCAATCATGGAGGTGCAGTTGGACTCCTCTCTGTTCACATGTGTATTTTGAAGCCAactaccataaaataaatatagaaagcACATGCTTAAAATTTTACTACATTATCATGTTTTGTAAAAAGACGACAGAGAAATATAAACTACTAATTTTTGTCCAATTCCCATCACACATTCTAAAACTTGATGCCAAAATTTTGtatgtattttaatttattaagatTTCCTTtctcaataataaaaaacaattgacTCTAAACCTGCAACTCGCATTGTTACTGTTGTTTTGCTTTTATAACTATCCGACAAGTAGGAAGCATACTATTCCTATTGCTATGCAGCTGAGCAATGTTTTCCTCTCGTTTTCCTTTTTTCGGTATAAACTATTTCGGAAATTTGGTAGAATTCATTGATATATGTatggagaaaaagaaataatttaagtTTATCAATTTAATAAGTCTTTGCTTTTGCTTTGCTCTAGTTTTTCatcgataaaataaaaaagtgagcATCAAGAGTTCTTGATCataacatcaaaaaaaaaaaaaaaaatcttttgcaCATTTTCCAAATTACattaatcatattaaaaaagtaGGCACAACAACTCCACATATTAAAGTGGTCCACATATTAAAATGTGTCCGcgtaaacaacaacaacaataaatataaaatgtgtACATAATACCATATGGGATTAGGCTTCAATATATAGAACTGGGTCTAGCAgaaattttgatgaatttgtTGCAATGAGAGCCTAATCATTGTCGTTCTTGTTTAGCTGAAGAACAATTTCcagcaaaataattttttcaagcACCTTTAGGTATTGTTTTTGCAatagttttgaaaaatttttacaCATTTTTCTTCGTTccaatcatataatatatacctctggatggaaataaaataaacgtattgaacataaaaaattttattaatatgcatatataaggCGTCAATTTCATGAATTAAGGTatctaacaattttatttttttaaagatttttttttttttttaaatccattttctGTCACACCCATGGCAAACAGTTTATCAAGAGAGAATGAAAACATTGCTAGATAACATTAATTACTCAAGTTTGGAATTTTGTTAAGCATCTataactttttcaagtttttcagGCTGCTTGGAATATTCCCTGTGAGATTATTAAAATAAGTACATAACAACACTGTAATGTACCAACTCAAATCATTGGTCTGCAAATGGCTGAAGAAGGAGGTTTCATATCCTGTTTCCACAGAAATCTCATAACCAGAAAGGTTCAAGGACAAGATTTGGCTATTATTGCCACATTCTGCTCCTGTACGTAAAAATGGAGTGAAATAATCTATATTTCTTATAAGTTAAAAGCGTCCAAAAACCATGTATAAATACTTTCTTTGATAAATTAGGATGTGGAAGATAACAagcaatataaatttatagtCCCAAACCAAaccccacaaaaaaaataagTCTTTATTGTTACTCATACGATGTCATAGCTCTGCAGAGAGGAGAGACTTAGCTTCTATGATCCAGCTAACTATGGTGTTCTGCGCAACTTTGGCATCTACTAGTTGCTTAACAACTTCTCTTATTGTTGGCCTCTTGCTAGGCTCCTTCTCAGTGCATCTAAAAGCCACCAGAAGAACACAAATAACCTGTTTGATGATGTATGGATTGGCTGACAGTTCCTCCAGAAGGCTTGGATCCACAACTTATCCACAACTTATCAGTTTCTTCACTATGGCTCCACATTGTTCTAACCCAGCCCACAATATCAGTTTCCTCCCCAAAAGACAGATCCAATGCCTTTTTTCTAGTTATCAGCTCTAGCAAGACGAACATCATAACAGTACACATCAGACTTCATGCTCCTTTTTCTTGTAGATACATTTTCTGTCACAAACAATGGCAGACAGTTTATTGAAAGTACAGAAAATAATGAACTATTGGTAAtcttaaataaatttagaatagtgtatatatatatatataaatgtacgtGGTGCAGTATATCCTATTGTGCCAAAGACTGAGTTGGATGATGTTGAAGCAGAAGACTCAACCAGAAGATTGGCAATCCCAAAATCAGCTATATAAGGCTTCATCTTAGAATCTAAAAATTTGTTTGTCAGTTGATGTCTGAATGAATTAGAGCAGGCTTTGTACTCAAAATGGAGTTATGCCAACCCATTTCCCATTCCAAAAGTTATGTTATAGCAGATACTCCATTCTAGAGTTGATGGTGGATTTGCTTCATGTAAAACATCATGGAGGCTTCCATTTTAAATGTACCTGTACAAGATTAAACCACAGTCCTTTGCTGACCAAAAGCCTTCCAAGCTAACAAGTTCCAATGCCTGATCTTCACAGTAGTTTGCATTCCTCTACAAGTACATCGTCTTCCTCTTTTCCATCAATATACAACTTTATTTAGTGCATAATTTTCACCTGGACCGAGGCTTTCTACAGTTCCATGAGCTCCTTTGCCAATTATAAACTTGTCATTTAGGTTTTCTGTAGCCTTCAACACTTTCTTCAGTACGGAAAATGATCCCTTCCTGTCAAAGCTATGGATCTGCTGCATTGTTCTTCTTCCCAGCAGAAATAGAAAAACCATGGCAAGAACCGCCagaacaaaaaaatatcaaagatcTGACAGCATCATCAATCCAATATTCACTTCACTAACAGAATTCTGATTTCTTGATTGATTGTCACAAGGCTTGAACAAACTATTTGCATTGCTAGACGAGCCTCTTGATGCAGGAGAATAGACATATAGGCCAGGATTGCCCACAAATGATGATGGAGATGATTCCAGCAAGTACATCAATGTTTCTGACAGTGGACCAGTGAAGTCATTGTTTGAAACATTGACCTCCATTAATGTAGGAATGTTACCAGGAGCtgttgttacggaattgggagaaaaacaaatggcaacagaaacaaagaaatcgaagaacaaacacacaattaacgtggaaacccttgacgggaaaaaccacgggcagggagaagcaaatccaatatcgaaagatttgtacaaggtgagccaaatttcgagataccctaaaaaACCCCAATCACGGCCGAAcaaaaatacagatatatatatagtacagaagaaaccctacggtctcgggcctatcggcccgagatctccgcttccaccacagagccccaaatttttctccaaaatttagtttcaccaaatgggtcgcaccgcgagcttttcgggtcgggtcaacaagaattcgggtcacaaactctaacagCTGTCAAACATCCTGTCAAATTGTTTTCAGATATATAAAACCGCGGCTACTTGAATCCTCCCTATTTCAGATGGTAGTTGTCCGCTCAATCTGTTACTGCTGAGATTCAATACGATAAATGGATGTTTCCATGCTCCAAGTGATTTGGGAATATATCCTCCCAGAAGATTTCCTCCAAGTTGTAGCACCAAAAGCTTCTCAAAATCTGACAAGAATGGTGGAATACTGCCACTGAGCTGGTTCTCGCTCAAAACCAATGTTGATAAATTTTTCCAGCTACTCAAACTCAATGGTATAGAACTGTTCAACGAATTGAACCCTGCATCAAAAGAACCTAGTTTGGTACAATTTGATAGCTAAGATGGCAAGGGACCTACCAAATTGTTGTGAGAAAGGTTCAGAACCTCTAGATTTATGATATTCCCTAGCTCCTGTGGTAGTGATCCATTACACTTGTTCATGGACAAATTAATGGAAGTGATATTACACAGTTTCCCAAGCTTGATGAGATTCACCCTGTGAGACCATGGCCAGAAAGTTCTAAGGTCTCAAGAACCATACAATTTCC is a genomic window containing:
- the LOC125418655 gene encoding leucine-rich repeat receptor-like protein kinase PEPR1, with amino-acid sequence MITLIPGKRVNNGRKEEILSLLGTWKTLPSSITSSWNACDSTPCLWVGVECDNAQNLRSLNLSGYGISGEIGLEIGLLSRLQITDLSLNKFPWKYTLRVRKLYGFNSLNSSIPLSLSSWKNLSTLVLSENQLSGSIPPFLSDFEKLLVLQLGGNLLGGYIPKSLGAWKHPFIVLNLSTPGNIPTLMEVNVSNNDFTGPLSETLMYLLESSPSSFVGNPGLYVYSPASRGSSSNANSLFKPCDNQSRNQNSVSEVNIGLMMLSDL